The Halogeometricum rufum genome has a segment encoding these proteins:
- a CDS encoding methyl-accepting chemotaxis protein has product MRRLDVLPAFFRRSYFRKYVLVLAVLVASMVGVGLYTQQVVGDELTGEKHAELQTIAELEAANLDEWVATNRQRARMLSEHRGLQADDPDSVDRTLLREHGRLPNDVYAVHYVDLETGDIVRSTAGQMETKSLDDVDLSWQRGELAFTQSTDVAVSEVYRNGGLQLVAFASPIPGTDRAVMLVTDATQHAKSFRRPVEGSHTQVVREDGTVLFDRYGKNVLTTYRDGDAAPGLDAAAAAEGGGVVERAADASVVAYAPVTGTDWVVLVQAPRENVFALLTEVRNDLFILIGTAVAGFVVMGLTLGRSTVVSLRRLRTRAERLADGDMDVDLSSSRIDEFGALSDAFAEMRDALRERIEQSEATAASLERAADDYGETMDEAAAGDLTVRMDPDAAGDAESMAEVGRRFNRMMDEWEETVAEVGAFADRAAAASERVGAGTDEVSAASQQVSRSTQEITAGVADQLDTLQAVSDQTADLSATVEEIAAQADELATLSKQAATRGDEGREAATAVGREMDEIADQAEAVTARVSRLDEEVADIASVVDLIDDIAEQTNILALNASIEASRAGEAGEGFAVVADEVKQLAEETAAATDDIADSIASVREATTEAVEEMEEMQSSVEDGSETIDDGVDAIREAVDIVEEVDHGVHSIDEATDSQASATQEAADRVDEAASIAAQTHDEAEQVAAAAQQQTASLETVADEVDELADQTGDLAARVETFDVREDARTRGDADETPVATGDGADPVDGEDAESGESDEKPDEEADDGDERADADRTDGDDERTDADRTDDGDADGVTAAATEAGRADSDRHE; this is encoded by the coding sequence ATGAGAAGACTGGACGTTCTTCCAGCGTTCTTTCGGCGGAGTTACTTCCGGAAGTACGTGTTGGTGCTCGCCGTCCTCGTCGCGTCGATGGTCGGCGTCGGCCTGTACACCCAACAGGTGGTCGGCGACGAACTGACGGGGGAGAAGCACGCCGAACTACAGACCATCGCGGAGCTAGAGGCCGCGAACCTCGACGAGTGGGTGGCCACGAACCGACAGCGGGCGCGGATGCTGTCGGAGCACCGCGGGTTGCAGGCCGACGACCCCGACAGCGTGGACCGGACGCTCCTCCGCGAACACGGCCGGTTGCCGAACGACGTGTACGCGGTTCACTACGTCGACCTGGAGACGGGGGACATCGTCCGCAGCACGGCCGGTCAGATGGAGACCAAGTCGCTCGACGACGTGGACCTCAGCTGGCAGCGTGGCGAACTGGCGTTCACCCAGTCGACGGACGTGGCCGTGAGCGAGGTGTACCGAAACGGCGGACTGCAACTGGTCGCCTTCGCCAGCCCGATTCCGGGGACGGACCGCGCGGTGATGCTGGTCACCGACGCGACGCAGCACGCGAAGTCGTTCCGGCGACCGGTCGAGGGGTCGCACACGCAGGTCGTCCGCGAGGACGGCACCGTCCTGTTCGACCGCTACGGCAAGAACGTCCTGACGACGTACCGCGACGGCGACGCCGCGCCCGGACTGGACGCCGCGGCGGCGGCCGAGGGCGGCGGCGTCGTCGAACGCGCCGCGGACGCGAGCGTCGTCGCCTACGCGCCGGTCACGGGCACCGACTGGGTCGTCCTCGTCCAGGCGCCGCGCGAGAACGTGTTCGCCCTCCTCACGGAGGTCCGAAACGACCTGTTCATCCTCATCGGGACGGCCGTCGCCGGGTTCGTCGTGATGGGACTGACGCTGGGCCGGAGTACGGTCGTCTCCCTGCGTCGCCTCCGCACGCGGGCGGAACGACTCGCCGACGGCGACATGGATGTCGACCTCTCGTCGAGTCGGATAGACGAGTTCGGCGCGCTGTCGGACGCGTTCGCCGAGATGCGGGACGCGCTTCGAGAGCGCATCGAGCAGTCCGAGGCGACGGCCGCGTCTCTCGAACGCGCCGCCGACGACTACGGCGAGACGATGGACGAGGCCGCCGCGGGCGACCTGACGGTCCGGATGGACCCCGACGCCGCGGGCGACGCCGAGTCGATGGCCGAAGTCGGCCGCCGCTTCAACCGCATGATGGACGAGTGGGAGGAGACGGTGGCCGAGGTGGGCGCGTTCGCCGACCGGGCCGCCGCCGCGTCCGAACGGGTCGGCGCCGGCACCGACGAGGTGTCGGCCGCCAGCCAGCAGGTGAGTCGGTCGACGCAGGAGATAACGGCGGGCGTCGCGGACCAACTCGACACCCTGCAGGCGGTGTCCGACCAGACGGCCGACCTGTCGGCGACGGTCGAGGAGATAGCCGCGCAGGCGGACGAACTCGCGACGCTGTCGAAGCAGGCGGCGACGCGCGGCGACGAGGGGCGCGAGGCGGCGACGGCGGTCGGTCGGGAGATGGACGAGATAGCGGACCAGGCCGAAGCGGTCACGGCGCGCGTGTCCCGACTGGACGAGGAGGTGGCCGACATCGCGTCGGTCGTCGACCTCATCGACGACATCGCCGAGCAGACGAACATCCTCGCGCTGAACGCCTCCATCGAGGCGTCGCGGGCGGGCGAGGCCGGCGAGGGGTTCGCCGTCGTCGCCGACGAGGTGAAGCAACTCGCCGAGGAGACGGCTGCGGCCACCGACGACATCGCCGACTCCATCGCGTCGGTCCGCGAGGCGACGACCGAGGCGGTCGAGGAGATGGAGGAGATGCAGTCGTCCGTCGAGGACGGGTCCGAGACCATCGACGACGGCGTCGACGCCATCCGCGAGGCGGTGGACATCGTCGAGGAGGTGGACCACGGCGTCCACTCCATCGACGAGGCGACCGACTCGCAGGCCTCGGCGACGCAGGAGGCCGCAGACCGCGTGGACGAGGCGGCGAGCATCGCGGCGCAGACGCACGACGAGGCCGAACAGGTCGCCGCCGCGGCGCAGCAACAGACGGCCTCGCTCGAAACCGTCGCCGACGAGGTGGACGAGTTGGCCGACCAGACGGGGGACCTCGCCGCACGCGTCGAGACGTTCGACGTGAGGGAAGACGCGCGGACCCGCGGGGACGCCGACGAGACGCCGGTCGCGACCGGCGATGGGGCCGACCCGGTGGACGGCGAGGACGCGGAGAGCGGAGAGAGCGACGAAAAGCCGGACGAGGAGGCCGACGACGGCGACGAGAGAGCGGACGCCGACCGGACCGACGGCGACGACGAGAGAACGGACGCCGACCGGAC